The sequence CTCTGTTAATAAAGCTCCTAATGTTGTGCTACATAAGTAATTAACATTTTTAATTTACACAAACAAAATCATCTGTTCTCACATTAGTTTTTCTATAGATAAGCTACCAGCACAGAGGGAACAAGATGAGTGTTCACTAAATCTCCAAGCAACTGAAATCAAACTTAGTGGATCTCCTCATTGAAGTGGATAACTTTTCGACTCCCCTCCCTTATCCAACAGCAGCATTCCAGCTATGACTTGTGAGCATGCAAGTGAATACTATAAAGCATGTATCATGGAATCTTATCCACTGCCAGTACTGGCATGCACCTTCTTCTTCACTGTACTCCATTGTGTAAAGTGTGTGGGGGGGGCATCTCAGAAGTCTATGTCCCTTTCCTTCTTTGTGGGGTGGCATCTCCCAGGGTTCCAACCACTTCAAACAAGAAAAATATGGGATTTATATATTAGTGATGAAATAGGTGAACAGAAAATGATAGGCAGATTCAATAGGTAGGAGATATTTTATGATCATGTTGTCTTAACAACACTAAAATAATTAGAAAGGTTGGAGAAGTGTTGTCAGAAACAGTGTGATGGTTTGTTCCTGGAGAAAACCAGAGTCCACCACCCTTGTCCCAAGCTTCAAGTTCAAACAAGTTGCAGGTCAACATATACaagtaaaatattaatattagaaGAAACTTGTTGTTTGACTGAGTCAATGAACATCCTTCAATGCATTTGACAGATTATTGAAGATTTCAAAATGAAGCTTTGACATCAAGTTGGTGGTCTCTGCTTTGCAGATTTCTATGGAGATCATTTTGAGTAAGAAAGATTCATTAGCAAGCAGCAGAAGTTTCTTTTGGGATAAGTGAAAAATCTCATTTGCTCAGAACCAAATCCACCCCTGCATGTTATTGAGGTACTGCTTATCACAGACAGTGTTTGTCATTACAGAATGAGGAGCACAAACTACTTCAATCTGCAGTTGGTGAACTTCTCTTCCAGCTCTACAAGCACTAGAATCTCCATACAAAAATTATTCTCCTATTTACATGATGGTACCTTGCAAAGGCAGAACAAAGGAAGAAATCCTGCACCTAAATGCTTGTATTCGTTTCTTTTATGTACAAGGACACAAGATTGGAGGATGAGCTTGATCGTCAATGGTGCAGATGAAGATGACAGAGGTGAAGCTGTACAGTTGCAGTTGAAGCTCAGACATTGTAGATCATCCCGACCTCCAGCGTCGATGCATGAGGGATGCTGACTGCATACATTGGACCCCTGCAGTTCCTCCTCAGGAACTCGTATCCGAAATTGATCACAAGCCGCTTTATTAGGCTCGATCCACTCTTTGCCCTCATGTATGAATGCCCAAGGATGAATGCCATTCCTGCTTCTCTTGCTTCCATTAGCTCTTGCAACTCTTCTCTCATGCCCTTCTCTAACTTCGGGCTCCTTGGCAAGACAAACCTTACAGTTTTCTTAGGTGGAATTGGTGAAGAGGGCATTGCCTTCGAGTTCGAAGGGCCAGGTGCTTCCACAGGTTCTACAGCTCTTTCCTCATGGAACCTGAAACCTGCACTCACCACCATCATCTTTTCATCACCGTTCTCGGTTGCCTCTACATAACCATTCTGCTCGTGCCCTGCAGATTGTATGAACTCCGCAATGCTAGATACCAGATCCTTCTCGAACTCCAAGTCATCCTTGTGTATGTCATGGTACCCATACCTGACAATGACCCTGTAACTTCTGTATTCTTTTGGACCAACGCGACCAACAAGGAATCTTTCCTCGGTCAGGACGTGTGGCACTGGGACTGACTTTATGCAAAGGAAGACAAGAACCTGGTGCGAATGAAATATAATGTTATGTTGATGAACAATATGAATCAATTCTATCATTTAAGTGATAAGAGAATCAACGACGCCTGTTCTATTACTACCGATAAGCTTAGTGTGTGGAAAACCTTAATAGTTACCTGGTGAAATGCAGGTAAGTTGGTGACAAAATGTGAGAAAATGGCTGGGATTCCTGATATGAGCTCTGTATGAATGAGCCCAATGCCTCGCACACGTACAAAGCCAAGAGCAGGACCAAGGCTAAGGAGCCAGTTGATGGGGACCTTGTTCTGGACATCAAATTCGTACTTCTTACGTGTGCCATAATGCCATATGCACATGACAGTCATGAGAACGAAGGAAAGAGCAATAGGAACCCATGCTCCCTCGAGGAACTTGATTAGGGAGGCCGAGAAGAAGAGCACCTCTATGGTTCCGAAGAATACAACGAAGCATATAGCAAGAAAAATGTTCTTGTGCCAGCAAAGGACAATTACCAGGGACATCAAGCAGGTGGTTACCAGCATAACAATTATGACTGCTAAACCTGTTGCAATTGAAGAGTAAAAAATGGTGCACTAACAAAATTCATGTGCAACGATGTAAATCGTAAAGAGAGATATCCTCCGGAGAATATGAAATAATCACTTGACAGGTTGTTCACATATGAAAGGGTTATGTTATCACTATCAACATTAACAAATGAGTTATTGGATGCAAACAATTATAGAATCATGATCGAaggcagcagcagaagcagaagAAAGACTGATTAACTgcaaactaaaagatgtttaaaaatgagagaaaaaaaaaagtttgtatCAGAATAATAGTAGAGTGAATCACATAATAGAAGTATAGAACCAtaatttttttgcatgaaggcCCAAAAACATATAAATACAGGTGATCCAAGACtttgtttattaaaaaaaatgaaaagagaaaAAGCAAAAGGAACAGTCTCAAAGGTTGATGCTGGAGATGACCAATCTATATATAATAGGAAATGGCAGCATAGATTATAGAAGCCAAATTGCCTACATGATACAGTGGTGAGATCGGCACATTAAAGTTCCATTCACATGCCGATGCTTTTGTGAGCAAACTGGTTCCATGATCACCAATGGTGAGATCATTTGCCTGGGAGCTGGAGGCCCAAATCAGAAAGTTAAAACGAAGAATCTGAATGTAAAACCTAAATGACCTTGGAAAATTGAACTTAGATCTACAAAGTTCTCAATGAAATTATCAGAGAGCAAAACATGGAATTTTCTTCAAAATTGGACTGTCATATATATGTACTTCATGTTGTCTTCTTGGGGTAATTATCATTTATATAAATTGCTTGGATAAATGATAATTATTGCAAGAATATCAAACTGAATCTGATCCACAAGTTGAAGAGTCATCATGATCAACTAGGTCTATTCCCATAAATATAGGATTCTACAGGTAGAGATGACCTAAAATTCACGATAAAGAGGCAAAACCATTAGGCACCCAGACTTTAAAGAAGGGAGGCGCTTTATGTTAAATTGGTAAAAGAAATCCAAAGATCATAGAGAAATCAATGAGTTATACTCTAGCACATTATACCTTGTGCATTGCCCAGGTGCTTTGTGTCTCTGAAACCGATAGTCACAGCCAAACACAATAACATCAAAATCCAGTTGATCTCTGGGATGTATACCTGACCACCTATTTTGGATGAAGTATGCACTATCTTCACCCTTGGAAAACAACCCAAGGCAGTGCACTGTTTGATAATTGAGAAAGTACCAGTTATAACTGATTGGCTTCCCACCACAGCAGCAAGTATAGCTATTGCCAGAACAGGCCATCTTAATCTCTCTAACAAGAGAAAATTCTACATGTAAATACTCTGGAAATTAGGATGACTATGCTGATCAATCTATGATTGTGCAAAATTTAATGTGCAGGAAAACAAATACCTGGTACAGACACATAGAACCCAATCCGATAATGATTTTGGATAACATGGTGCTGAGATAGATAAGCCGCTTGTCCCATATATGCCAGGAGCAAGGATGGGTACACCACAAAAGTAAAAGCAATCTGTAGAGAAATGAAAGTTTATTGGATAGCAAATTTTAATGTCAATAGCCCTTATAGTGCAAGCACTCTGAACAAGTTGTTTaacaaatttaattcaagtctacTGAATTCTTGAAAACTAGCCAAAAATGACAAGTGCTCCACTTCAATAACGTATAAATGTGTAGAAGTAGATACTGCTGACGAGATAAATGCGGCTTTTAGCTCTTGAAAATCAGCCCTTCCATCTCTTTTACAACTCACTTCATAAAAGCAAAATTTTCTTAAGGGTAATGGAAGCGACATTGGGAATTCTATGAAAAACATCTTTCACTACATTCTTCATATATCTTCTCATTTTGGGTCGAATCTTATCATTTTAAACCAGGCAATTAGTGTTTTTGTCAATCTACATGCGTTTTTATTGTGTCTTATGAGCATTAAGAACTTATTACTGCTTTCGAGTAGATGAATCTCAGATAAAGACTTAAGTATTACGAGATTAATAAATGGAATATGGCCCCAATCTCTTGCTCTGGAGATCTCGATATACGGCTGCATACAGTCTTTGGGAGAACAATGATGCATAAATTCAGGAGATGTAAAAATTAAAATGGTTTCCTTCCATGTTTATGGTAGGACTTATATGGCAGACAAACAAATTAACTCCAATTTGTACTCTACAGAATACTAGGAACCTTAATTCTCATCGACTTTGCCATTAACTGGTCCAAAATGTCAACCATGTCTAAGCCATGTTATATAGCTGTGTCTGAAGTGAATTATCTGAAATGCCATCAAGGCTTTAACACGTGCCCTCAAAGATATTTTGACAAGGAAACCGACAAAGGTGCAATCTATATTATCTGTCTGTATTATCATTAATAACATTAATGCATATTTCAGCATATAGCCCACAACAATATACACAAATTTTGTTTACTATGACTTCAAATTTGAAAACCGTGGGATGTGTTTTCTGTGCATACCATATTTCCTGTTGGATTTATGACACTCAGTTTCTAGTGTTAACACTCCATTCAAACTAAGGCTAAATCAATTGTAGTACTGAAACTTTCATGTTTGTCAGGCCATCGATGAACTTCTAAACTATTTCTCACTAAGTTGGAAGTTAGAGGTTACATTATATGTCATCAAAGTATTTAATGCTCATTTATTTGTTAGAATCATCCTAAGATGAC comes from Musa acuminata AAA Group cultivar baxijiao chromosome BXJ3-3, Cavendish_Baxijiao_AAA, whole genome shotgun sequence and encodes:
- the LOC135582182 gene encoding potassium transporter 6-like isoform X1; this translates as MDLESGSYINPAKRQSWRSVVMLAYQSLGVVYGDLSTSPLYVYKSTFADDIEHSESNDEIYGVLSFVFWTLTLIPLLKYVLVVLRADDNGEGGTFALYSLLVRHARVGFIPNGQVADEELLAYNKKDDHLGLLNGDPSAPTGGAMTAPWMRKLLEKHQISQRVLLVLALLGTCMVIGDGVLTPAISVFSAVSGLELSMSKEHHKYVEVPVACLILVCLFALQQYGTHRLGFLFAPIVVIWLMCISVIGAYNIFYWNPHVYQALSPYYMYKFLKKTKRGGWMSLGGVLLCITGSEAMYADLGHFSQSSIKIAFTFVVYPSLLLAYMGQAAYLSQHHVIQNHYRIGFYVSVPERLRWPVLAIAILAAVVGSQSVITGTFSIIKQCTALGCFPRVKIVHTSSKIGGQVYIPEINWILMLLCLAVTIGFRDTKHLGNAQGLAVIIVMLVTTCLMSLVIVLCWHKNIFLAICFVVFFGTIEVLFFSASLIKFLEGAWVPIALSFVLMTVMCIWHYGTRKKYEFDVQNKVPINWLLSLGPALGFVRVRGIGLIHTELISGIPAIFSHFVTNLPAFHQVLVFLCIKSVPVPHVLTEERFLVGRVGPKEYRSYRVIVRYGYHDIHKDDLEFEKDLVSSIAEFIQSAGHEQNGYVEATENGDEKMMVVSAGFRFHEERAVEPVEAPGPSNSKAMPSSPIPPKKTVRFVLPRSPKLEKGMREELQELMEAREAGMAFILGHSYMRAKSGSSLIKRLVINFGYEFLRRNCRGPMYAVSIPHASTLEVGMIYNV
- the LOC135582182 gene encoding potassium transporter 10-like isoform X3, with the protein product MDLESGSYINPAKRQSWRSVVMLAYQSLGVVYGDLSTSPLYVYKSTFADDIEHSESNDEIYGVLSFVFWTLTLIPLLKYVLVVLRADDNGEGGTFALYSLLVRHARVGFIPNGQVADEELLAYNKKDDHLGLLNGDPSAPTGGAMTAPWMRKLLEKHQISQRVLLVLALLGTCMVIGDGVLTPAISVFSAVSGLELSMSKEHHKYVEVPVACLILVCLFALQQYGTHRLGFLFAPIVVIWLMCISVIGAYNIFYWNPHVYQALSPYYMYKFLKKTKRGGWMSLGGVLLCITGSEAMYADLGHFSQSSIKIAFTFVVYPSLLLAYMGQAAYLSQHHVIQNHYRIGFYVSVPGLAVIIVMLVTTCLMSLVIVLCWHKNIFLAICFVVFFGTIEVLFFSASLIKFLEGAWVPIALSFVLMTVMCIWHYGTRKKYEFDVQNKVPINWLLSLGPALGFVRVRGIGLIHTELISGIPAIFSHFVTNLPAFHQVLVFLCIKSVPVPHVLTEERFLVGRVGPKEYRSYRVIVRYGYHDIHKDDLEFEKDLVSSIAEFIQSAGHEQNGYVEATENGDEKMMVVSAGFRFHEERAVEPVEAPGPSNSKAMPSSPIPPKKTVRFVLPRSPKLEKGMREELQELMEAREAGMAFILGHSYMRAKSGSSLIKRLVINFGYEFLRRNCRGPMYAVSIPHASTLEVGMIYNV
- the LOC135582182 gene encoding potassium transporter 6-like isoform X2, yielding MDLESGSYINPAKRQSWRSVVMLAYQSLGVVYGDLSTSPLYVYKSTFADDIEHSESNDEIYGVLSFVFWTLTLIPLLKYVLVVLRADDNGEGGTFALYSLLVRHARVGFIPNGQVADEELLAYNKKDDHLGLLNGDPSAPTGGAMTAPWMRKLLEKHQISQRVLLVLALLGTCMVIGDGVLTPAISVFSAVSGLELSMSKEHHKYVEVPVACLILVCLFALQQYGTHRLGFLFAPIVVIWLMCISVIGAYNIFYWNPHVYQALSPYYMYKFLKKTKRGGWMSLGGVLLCITGSEAMYADLGHFSQSSIKIAFTFVVYPSLLLAYMGQAAYLSQHHVIQNHYRIGFYVSVPEFSLVREIKMACSGNSYTCCCGGKPISYNWYFLNYQTVHCLGLFSKGEDSAYFIQNRWSGLAVIIVMLVTTCLMSLVIVLCWHKNIFLAICFVVFFGTIEVLFFSASLIKFLEGAWVPIALSFVLMTVMCIWHYGTRKKYEFDVQNKVPINWLLSLGPALGFVRVRGIGLIHTELISGIPAIFSHFVTNLPAFHQVLVFLCIKSVPVPHVLTEERFLVGRVGPKEYRSYRVIVRYGYHDIHKDDLEFEKDLVSSIAEFIQSAGHEQNGYVEATENGDEKMMVVSAGFRFHEERAVEPVEAPGPSNSKAMPSSPIPPKKTVRFVLPRSPKLEKGMREELQELMEAREAGMAFILGHSYMRAKSGSSLIKRLVINFGYEFLRRNCRGPMYAVSIPHASTLEVGMIYNV